The DNA segment CGCTGGTGACCGGGTTGCTCGACATGGGCGCCAAGGTCCGCGCGCACGATCCGGTCGGCATGGAAATGGCGCGCCGCGAACTCCCCGACATCGAATACAGCGACGATCCCTACCTCTGTGCCCGCGGCGCCGATGCGCTGGTGGTGGTGACGGAATGGGCTCAATACCGCGCGCTCGATCTCGAACGTCTGAAGAACGAACTCGCTCATCCCGTCGTGGTCGACCTGCGCAATGTCTATCGGCCCGAGGACATGGCCGCGCACGGCTTTATTTACGACAGCATCGGCCGGCCGCCCGAGGCTCAGGGCTGAGGCGGTTGTCATACCCCGCATCCACGGGGTAACCAGTCGTCGCCTGCCTTTGCGGGCGATGACGGAACAACGATTTGCCCCGCAGCTTCGACACGCCTCTTCCCATCGACGCGGTGCTGGACGATCTGGCGCGTGCGCTGACCAGCCATAACGTCGCGGTGCTGGTAGCGCCGCCCGGCGCCGGCAAAACCACGCGGGTGCCGCTCGCGCTGCTCGATGCGCCCTGGACCGCGAACAAGAAGATCATCGTGCTGGAGCCGCGGCGGATCGCGGCGCGCGCCAGCGCCGAGCGGATGGCGCACACGCTGGGCGAGAAGGTCGGCCAAACCGTCGGCTACCGCGTCCGCTTCGGCTCCAAGGTCTCGCGCGCGACCCGCATCGAGGTCGTGACGGAAGGAATTTTCTCCCGTCAGATTCTCGACGATCCTGAACTGAACGGCGTCGCCGCGGTGCTGTTCGACGAATTTCACGAGCGCTCGCTCGATGCCGATTTGGGACTGGCGCTGGCGCGCGACGCGCAAACCGGCCTGCGCGAGGATCTGCGGATCCTGGTGATGTCGGCCACGCTTGACGGCGCACGGGTCGCCACGCTGCTCGGCGAGGCGCCGGTGGTGGCGAGCGAAGGCCGCGCCTTTCCGGTCGAGACGCGCTATCTCGGCCGCAAGGCCGATGCGCCGGTCGAGCGTCAGATGGCGGATGCGATTGCCGCTGCACTGCGTGCCGATCCCGGTTCGGTGCTGGCCTTTCTGCCGGGTGCGGCCGAAATTCGCCGCACCCAGAATTTTCTCGGCGAACGCGTCCATGATGCTTCGATCGAGATCGTGCCGCTGTTCGGCGCGCTCGATGCCTCGGTGCAGGACCGCGCCATTGCGCCGGCGCCGAAGGGACACCGCAAGGTCGTGCTCGCGACCTCCATCGCGGAAACGTCCTTGACCATCGAGGGCGTGCGGATCGTCGTCGATTCCGGTCTGGCGCGGGTGCCGCGCTACGAGCCGGATATCGCCCTGACGCGGCTTGAGACGGTTCGAGCCTCTCGCGCGGCGGTCGACCAGCGGCGCGGCCGTGCGGGGCGAACCGAGCCGGGCGTGTGCTACCGGCTCTGGGATGAACCACAGACCGCGGCGCTTGCGGCCTATACGCAGCCCGAAATCCTGAGCGCGGACCTGTCGTCGCTGGTGCTCGACCTCGCGCAATGGGGCGTCAACGATCCCTCAAGTCTTGCATTTCTCGATTCCCCTCCTGCGCCGGCATTGAAGGAGGCGCGGGAGCTGCTGCGCGAACTCGGCGCACTCGATACCGACGGCCGGATCACCGAGGAGGGGCGCAGCCTGCGCGCGCTCGCGCTGCCGCCACGGCTGGCGCGAATGATCGTCGATTCGCATCGCCTGGGCGCGGGCCGTGCCGCAGCCGACATCGCGGCGGTTCTGACTGAACGCGGACTCGGCGGCGATCATGTCGATCTGGATGTCCGCCTGGACGGGTTTCGCCGCGATCGTTCGCAGCGGGCCGAGGCCGCGCGCGGCCAGGCCCAGCGCTGGGCCGCGCAGGTCGCCACTTCTTCTCCCTCCCCCCTTGTGGGGTCCGAGGCGAGCGAAGCTCGCTCTCGAGGTCGGGGAGGGGGGTCTACAACGGTGATCTCACGTGTGGTTACCCCCACCCCCTCCCCGCAAGGGGGAGGGGAGCTAAGCAACGGCGTCATGCTGGCCTTTGCGTTTCCCGATCGCGTGGCGAAGAATCGCGGCAATGGCAGTTTTGTTCTGGCCAACGGGCGCGGAGCGGCTATTGAACCTGCGGCCGCGCTCGCGCGCGCGCCATATATTGCGGTGGCTGAATTGACGGGCACGGCCATGCAGGGCCGCATCCTGCTGGCGGCGCCGATCACGCAAGCCGAAATCGAGGCGCGTTTTGCCGATCAGATCGAAAGCGCGGACGAAGTTTCCTTTGACCACGGCGCGATGGCTTTGCGGGCGCGGCGCAGGAAGTCGTTGCACGCGATCACCCTGTCGGAAGCGCCATTGGCGCTTGAACCGTCGGAAGCGACCGCGCAGATCTTCGCCGATGGCTTGATCGCGGCGGGGCTCGATCAGTTGCCGTGGTCGAAACCAACAAAGCAATGGCGCGATCGCGTGATGTTTGTCCGCGCCGCCGAGGGCGCATCGCCGGACAATCCATGGCCGGATTTGTCGGATGATGGTCTCAAAGCTCAACGCGCAGCGTGGCTGGTGCCCGCGCTGCTCGACAAGACCTCGTTGAAGGCATTTTCCGCCGGCGACTTGTCGGAGGCCTTGCAGACGCTGTTGCCGTGGTCGTTGCGCGCGCGGCTCGAAAAGGAAGCGCCGACGCATTTCGAGGCCCCGACCGGGACGCAACTTGCGATCGATTACGAGGCCGAGCAGGGGCCGACCATTGCCGTGCGCTTGCAGGAGCTGTTTGGGCTGACCAGCCATCCCTCGATTGCCAGAGGTGCGATTCCGCTGGTGCTGGAGTTGCTGTCGCCGGCGCATCGCCCGGTGCAGGTCACGCGCGACTTGCCGGGCTTCTGGCGCGGCAGTTATGCGGCGGTCCGTTCCGATTTGCGCGGGCGCTATCCGCGTCATCCCTGGCCGGAAGATCCGGCGAGCGCGATGCCGACCCGCCGCGTCAAGCCCAAGGGCACGTAAAAAGGAAGCATGAGAAGAGTTCGGCGGCCCCGCCAGCTGCTCGTGATGAATTCGTTAACCCTTCGCTCATCCTTTTCGCCAAAATTGCCGCCTTCGCGGATCGTCGCCGGTCGAAGTTTAGCCGGGGCCGTGTTGAACTCCGCTAGTGCGGCGAATTAGAAGTTCCTATCAGTCGTGCCGCGATTGCGTCATAGGAACTTCAAATTCGAAAAGCCGCGCTAGAAATAAATGGTTGCTGAAGCTCTCTCGATCCGAAGTTCGCATCAGTGGTGCCTCAAGGCTTTGCGAACTTCGGATCGGAGCTTCAGTGTTCGCGATCGAGAGTGGCGTCATGCGTAACATTATGATTTTTGCCGCGATCATGATCGGCCTTGGCACCTTCATGGCGCAGATGGCCGACAAGATGGCGCCCACGCCGGCTTCCGCGACGACATCGGCACGTTTGGCCGTAGTGCCCGACACGACAGGTCAGGCCGGTGCGCGCAGTCTCAGCATCCCCCGCGACGGCCGCGGCCATTTCGCGACGGAAGGGCGGATCGACGGCCAGCGCATCGGCTTCATGGTCGACACCGGCGCTTCCGTCATTGCCTTGAACGAGAGTTCGGCGGCGCGCTTCGGGCTGCGCCCGTCGCGCAACGACTATCGGGCGATGGTAACGACGGCAAATGGTACGGTGAAAGCCGCGCCGACGCGCTTGGCCATGGTCGACATCGGCGGTCTGATCGTGCGTGACGTCGATGCGATGGTGCTGCCGGATGAAGCGCTGTCGGAGAATCTGCTTGGGCTGTCGTTCCTGTCGAAGCTGAAGCGGTTCGAATACGCCAACGGCAAGATGGTGCTCGAGCAGTAATTACCGTTGCCTACGGCGCCTTGACGCTCCGTGCCTCCCTGCAATTAACTTATTAGACCGGCGGTTTTGCCTTCCATCGGGCCAGCGCATTCGCTATGGCTTCGGCCATATTGTTGTCCGTCAACACAGGCTGCTCGCATGTTTCCCAAGCCGAAGCCCGTACTGGTTCCGAACACCTATGCCTACGAGTCAGAGCCGATGGTGAAAGCGACCGGCTTTCGCGAGTATGACGCGCGCTGGCTGTTCGGCAAGGAAATCAACCTGATGGGCATTCAGGCGCTCGGCATGGGGCTGGGCGCATTGATCACTGAACTCGGCGTCAAGCAGGAGGTCGTGACCGGTCACGATTTTCGCGGTTACTCGGCCTCGATCAAATACGCGCTGATCTCAGGCTTGCAGGCTGCCGGCTGCCGGGTTCACGATATCGGACTGGCGATGACGCCGATGGCGTATTTCGCTCAATTCGAACTCGACGTTCCCTGCGTCGCGATGGTGACGGCCTCCCACAACGACAATGGCTGGACCGGCGTCAAGATGGGCGCCAACCGGCCGCTCACCTTCGGCCCCGATGAGATGACGCGCTTGAAGGAAATCGTGCTCAATGCCGAGTTCAAGAACAAGGCCGGCGGCTCCTACCAGTTTCACGAGAATTTTCCGGCGCGCTATATCGCCGATCTGACCAGGCGGCCGAAACTCAAGCGCAAGCTCAAGGCCGTGGTCGCCTGTGGCAACGGCACCGCGGGTGCTTTCGCGCCGCAGGTGATGGAGGCGATCGGTTGCGAGGTCGTTCCGCTCGATACCGAACTCGACCACACCTTTCCGAAATACAATCCCAATCCCGAAGACATGGAGATGCTGCACGCGATCCGCGATGCGGTGTTGAAGCACAAGGCCGATGTCGGTCTCGGCTTCGACGGTGACGGCGATCGCTGCGGCGTCGTCGACAATACCGGCGAGGAGATTTTTGCCGACAAGGTCGGCGTCATGCTGGCGCGGGATATGTCGGCGATCCACAAGGATGCGCAGTTTGTCGTCGACGTGAAATCGACCGGGCTTTTTGTCACCGACCCCGTGTTGCAGAAGCAGGGCGCGAAAATCGACTATTGGAAGACCGGCCATTCCTACATGAAGCGCCGCACCCACGAGATGGGCGCGCTGGCGGGGTTTGAAAAATCCGGCCACTTCTTCTTCAACAGGCCGTACGGCCGCGGCTACGACGACGGGCTGGTGTCGGCGATTGCAGTGTGCGACATGCTCGATCGCGCGCCGGCCAAGTCGATGGCCGATCTGAAGAACGCGCTGCCGAAGACCTGGTCGTCGCCGACCATGTCGCCGCATTGCGCCGACGAAGCCAAATACGGCGTCGTCGATTCCGTGGTGAAGCATTTCGAAGGATTGCAAAAGCGCGGCGAAAAAGTCGCCGGCCAAAAGATCCGCGACCTCGTCACCGTCAACGGCGTGCGCGTCACGGTCGAGGACGGCAGCTGGGGCCTGGTGCGGGCTTCCTCCAACAAGCCGGAGCTTGTGGTGGTGGTCGAAAGCCCGGTCGCGGAGCAGCGGATGCGCGACATGTTCGAGGCGATGGACTCGGTGCTGCGCACCCATCCCGAGGTCGGCGAATACAACCAGAAGATCTGAAAGGCGCTTCGCCTCATCTAACTCGCTGGTCATGCCCCGCGCATGCGGGGCATCCAGTAACGGCGCCTACCGGTTTAAGCACGGCCGTGTCTGGAATGCTGGATCGCCCGCTTTCGCGGGTGATGACAGCGGAAAAGGACGGTCGCCTCACGTCAT comes from the Bradyrhizobium erythrophlei genome and includes:
- a CDS encoding TIGR02281 family clan AA aspartic protease; amino-acid sequence: MRNIMIFAAIMIGLGTFMAQMADKMAPTPASATTSARLAVVPDTTGQAGARSLSIPRDGRGHFATEGRIDGQRIGFMVDTGASVIALNESSAARFGLRPSRNDYRAMVTTANGTVKAAPTRLAMVDIGGLIVRDVDAMVLPDEALSENLLGLSFLSKLKRFEYANGKMVLEQ
- a CDS encoding phosphomannomutase/phosphoglucomutase, whose product is MFPKPKPVLVPNTYAYESEPMVKATGFREYDARWLFGKEINLMGIQALGMGLGALITELGVKQEVVTGHDFRGYSASIKYALISGLQAAGCRVHDIGLAMTPMAYFAQFELDVPCVAMVTASHNDNGWTGVKMGANRPLTFGPDEMTRLKEIVLNAEFKNKAGGSYQFHENFPARYIADLTRRPKLKRKLKAVVACGNGTAGAFAPQVMEAIGCEVVPLDTELDHTFPKYNPNPEDMEMLHAIRDAVLKHKADVGLGFDGDGDRCGVVDNTGEEIFADKVGVMLARDMSAIHKDAQFVVDVKSTGLFVTDPVLQKQGAKIDYWKTGHSYMKRRTHEMGALAGFEKSGHFFFNRPYGRGYDDGLVSAIAVCDMLDRAPAKSMADLKNALPKTWSSPTMSPHCADEAKYGVVDSVVKHFEGLQKRGEKVAGQKIRDLVTVNGVRVTVEDGSWGLVRASSNKPELVVVVESPVAEQRMRDMFEAMDSVLRTHPEVGEYNQKI
- the hrpB gene encoding ATP-dependent helicase HrpB, whose translation is MPRSFDTPLPIDAVLDDLARALTSHNVAVLVAPPGAGKTTRVPLALLDAPWTANKKIIVLEPRRIAARASAERMAHTLGEKVGQTVGYRVRFGSKVSRATRIEVVTEGIFSRQILDDPELNGVAAVLFDEFHERSLDADLGLALARDAQTGLREDLRILVMSATLDGARVATLLGEAPVVASEGRAFPVETRYLGRKADAPVERQMADAIAAALRADPGSVLAFLPGAAEIRRTQNFLGERVHDASIEIVPLFGALDASVQDRAIAPAPKGHRKVVLATSIAETSLTIEGVRIVVDSGLARVPRYEPDIALTRLETVRASRAAVDQRRGRAGRTEPGVCYRLWDEPQTAALAAYTQPEILSADLSSLVLDLAQWGVNDPSSLAFLDSPPAPALKEARELLRELGALDTDGRITEEGRSLRALALPPRLARMIVDSHRLGAGRAAADIAAVLTERGLGGDHVDLDVRLDGFRRDRSQRAEAARGQAQRWAAQVATSSPSPLVGSEASEARSRGRGGGSTTVISRVVTPTPSPQGGGELSNGVMLAFAFPDRVAKNRGNGSFVLANGRGAAIEPAAALARAPYIAVAELTGTAMQGRILLAAPITQAEIEARFADQIESADEVSFDHGAMALRARRRKSLHAITLSEAPLALEPSEATAQIFADGLIAAGLDQLPWSKPTKQWRDRVMFVRAAEGASPDNPWPDLSDDGLKAQRAAWLVPALLDKTSLKAFSAGDLSEALQTLLPWSLRARLEKEAPTHFEAPTGTQLAIDYEAEQGPTIAVRLQELFGLTSHPSIARGAIPLVLELLSPAHRPVQVTRDLPGFWRGSYAAVRSDLRGRYPRHPWPEDPASAMPTRRVKPKGT